TAATGATAGTGTGGTGTCCTCCCCACAAAGTTTCACCTACTGATTGAACTGCCAGAAGTGTTCAGAAAGAATTGTGTCCATTAGTAAGGATGTCTTTAGGTGTATAATCTAGGCAGCGCCTGCAGTGTAATGTGTAATTCATCCTCATTATGATTGATGGGTATcctttattgtctgttttttctTGTTGTCTGTGTGCTGCTGCCTTCTGGTGGTGGAATGTATTTAACAAATACAGCTGTGAAAAAGCCGTTACTGAGTACCTCTTGGTTACATCATTATAACTATACTGTCTATAGGCGCATACTGTAACCCAGCActttaaccactgagcttctcaaacccactGACTTCCACACAACAGCCCAGTACTCTAACCACCGAGCCACTCTGGCACACAGCTGTTTTGTACACAGTGAGGTGGCAACACATTCCAGATGTGCTGTGTTTATATCAAGCGCCTGGTTTGTTTAAAGAGTGATAACTATGCTGGCAGACTTGGCAGAAAGGGTAAATGCAGGAAACGATGAGCTAACATTTGTTTTCAGCTAGGTTTCTGCGTGTAGACTTGAATCTGTTCTGGCTTCCAGCTCCCTAACATGGTGTATGGGTGCACTGTGTTGTGTCTTTTTCAGTCATGCAGATTCCATCTAGGGGCATTACAACATAATAAGTCCTTGCAGCAGGCATATACCCCTGCAAAAGACCATGCATTCTCAATTCCAAAGCGACAATTTTCTTAGCCAGATATTGCAGTGGTAACTGATTTCGCAGGGTCATTCCACCCCAGGTTCGTTTgatatgattaaatgatgaagcACTATAGTACCTGGCCTCCGGTTTATTGATTTAAAGGCATGGTTAGAACAAAGAGCTGGACTGGAAAGACTCTGGTCTCGTAGCAATAGTGCACTGGCTGTCCTGTACAAACAATCTCTGTTTTTCAGGGAGCTGAAGCTGCGGAACTACACCCCCGAGGATGAAGAGCTCCGGGAGAGACAGGTGCCCAAAGCAAAGCCGGCCTCAGGTGGGTGCAGCGTCGCCCCCCATTCCAAACCAACAGGAGGAATGTCTTGTCAGAATTCCAGATTCTTTTGAGATGTTCTTCCCTTAATGTTCCATGTTCTTTGCCTTTGTGAACTGCTGTAACTAGCACCATTCACACAGCTGCAAGGTTAGAGTATAATAGGTGCAAAATCTGCACTCACACATTCCTGTTAATGAGACCATGAAGGGATCATTCACACTTTATCAGTTGGGGGTGGAATCCATATCATCCCTTTCAATATTGAGAAAgacttttgaaatgtttcattgaaCTTATTACCTTTCTTGtagcatttctaaatttagcTCTGTTGAGTGTCTAATAGTTACAGAAGATTGTTTTGAGAGAGAATAACACAGCTGATATTCCCTTATACTTGAAGAGACTTTTTGAGGACTTGAAAACTTGTTTGCACATCATAGTATAAACTCtacgtaactttttttttttttttaactctggctGTATTTCAGAAACTGGTAGCTTACATACTCCATTTATACTTCACCCACCTTTTACAATCACTGCTCATTTCTTACGTAACAATTTTACTCTCAATATTTGTAGTCACAAAATCACTGAGCAGCATCAACCAAAGAATGAGGCAGTTGAAGTTTCTGCAATTGTCATCCTGTGCAGATAAATAAGTTGGTTAGAGGAGAGATGCAAGGAAGCTGTAAAAGTGCAGCTTGCTCGCTAGTTTGCTAATTGACCACCATCCTAAAGGAACCGTTGTGCTTGTTTTCCAGTGGAGGAGAAGGTGAGGGACCAACTGGAAGCAGCCAATCCGGAGCCAGTGATCGAGGAAGTGGTAGGTGCCACTGTCTGCAGTGCACACCTGTAACAGGCTGTCCTGACTAGGGTGGAGCAGGAAAAAGTGTTAGTTTGAAAAACACTTACTTTTGAGGGTCTGTTGTGTATTACACAATGTTTGTGGTGTTGCAAGTGTGAATTGTGTTTGTGGAATGATGATACAAATCcaaaaaaggtgtgtgtgtgtgtgtgtgtgtgtgtgtatatatatatatatatatatatatatatatatatatatatattacacattgagtgtacaaaacattaggaacacctgctctttccatgaaatagactgagatgaatccaggtgaaagctgtgatcccttattgatgtaacctgttaaatccacttcaatcagtgtagatgaaggggaggtaggttaaagaaggatttttaagccttgacccaactgagacatggattgtgtatgtgtgccattcagagggtaaacgggtaatacaaaagatttaagtgcctttgaatggggcaTGGtggtaggtgccaggcgcgcaggtttgagtgtgtcaagaactgcaacgcttcTGGATTTTTCAACAGTTTCCCGTTTGTGTCAAGGATGgttcaccacccaaaggacattcagccaatggcaggccagtggtcgaaaacagctcattgatgaacgaggccaaaggaggctgacacgaattgtgcagagcaacagacgggctacagttagtcagctGACAGTcgagtacaacattggtgccaaaagacccataaaagaatgcacaactcatcgtaccttgacatgaatggggtatggcagccaacgacctaacagagttccactctTTCAGCAAAACATAAGAAACTGCGATTGCAGTGgcctaaggaacaaaaacactggacactggaggattggaaaaacattgcctggtctgatgaatcctggttcctgctgtttcacgctgatgagaggactagggtatggagaaaaccacatgagtacatgcatctgTCATACCCaggtcaacattgcaggctggtggtggtggtgtgatggggtggggtgtgttttcatggcacacattgggccccttgataaaagtgtaTCAACGTTTTGagtgccacaggatatctgaacatcattgccagtcaggtgcatcccttcatggcagcagtgtatccatctgctaatggattttttcagcaggataatgccccatgccacaaggctaggattgcccaggaatggttccatgaacatgacagtgaattcagcttactgcagtggcctgcccagtcaccaggtctcaatctaattgagcatctgtgggatgagatggaatgagctattcggagtagagatccactaccagccaacttgacacaactgtgggaagcattggagtcaacatcggccagcatccctgtggaatgctttcgacaccttgtagagtcaaTGCCcagacgaattgaggctgttctgagggcaaaaagggggtgcaactcaatattaggaaggtgttcctaatgttttgtacactctgtgtgtgtctatatatatatatatatatatatatatatatatatatatatatatatatatatatatatatatatatagtatagtagaATTCCATGGCATTCATAGTTGTTTAAGGTGTCTAACCATCTGTGTCTTgatttctaattaaaaatgttaatattgtgCTATATATGTCGTCGTCataaaaaactgtgtttttatattttgaagtATGTCACCCACCTCTTTAGTTCAATACAAGTCATCTGAAGTGTGATAGCATCAAACCGTTTTTTATGGCGCCTGGTCAGAGCATGAACCTGTTAACCCATATTataatagtgctgggacaaacacaggattttcctGTTCGCATATTAgctcataatttaaatgttgTTCGTTTTCAACAAAGTAATATGTAATAAGTTAtgttgctcagaacgcaggcagagacaggggCAGGTGGGCGTGGCCTCTGTGTGtgcgcctttattttacagcaagacgttaaaGTAGAGAAATGTCCCAGGattaaagaatacgttgtgtaggcttTACTTTACCAGTgaataaactgtaaaacaaaggATGTCAagtagcagttcaagttaaatgttgttttgtttattcccaaaatgaACAGTACATAAAGATACcgtattttatttctatttttctttttttcattccttgccattgccgtttcattgcagtaaacagtggccatagacacacTTTCATAAAACGtgaggtttacttgtgcttttgtaactgaacaagcaaacaaaaactgaaatttaactttaaatgcttgaaataaaacaaacgtggaaatggcgctATAAAATGAAGGAGGGgaaaaactcaccgttttggttcttgtttattacattccacataacaaagtcacaacataaaaaaaatgtaatctataaaATCTATGTAAAAAATCACGACTCAGCATTTCCaacaagttgggcactgttttaagcgaggcatttcagaaaaGTGTGCTTGCCTTtattctgtcccatgagattctgactcgctctaaagcagcacattTTTGACCCAGACGGcattccatagagatcactgtgCATGTGCACGCATAatgtggtttgtttactttttgctgtctgaaACTTTGAAATGGTCTCGAGCTGCTgttgatcgtgtgtgtgtgtgtgtgtgttatatatatatatatatatatatatatatataactgccaTGCACCTTCTGGTTAGGTGGTAAgcgcaaggtatttttgtcacttgtagcgaatacgaacatctgatttttgtatccaaatacatttaaaaaaaattcattagaaatattcaaacatttgtcccagcactatattACAATCGGTTAATCACAGTGCATCAGAAACTCTCAAAAGACAATTTCAAATGTGTGATATATAATGACGTAAGCGGACAATATACATGTGTACGAGCAAAACTATACCGAGATAAGAAAGGGATTgaataaacaaaaagcatttcattgtaGTCAAGTTTTTTGTATTGGGTCGCTCAGTATGGCAGCACCATTCATTCAGGCTACCATTGTAGTAGGTAACCTGTAACCTGTATTCTCTACCATAGGACTTGGCTAACCTTGCTCCCAGGAAGCCGGACTGGTAAGTATAAAACGTTCTAAGTGTGTTTCTGTGctctggagtgtgtgtgtgtgcttgtgcacTGAGGGGTCTGGGAGGAAATTAACTATTATTTTGCTGTCTCTCAGAGCCAATAAAATAGCAGTACTGTAAAGCATTAGTATCTGGTGTCAGGACCCTCCCTCCCCTGTATGGTGCGTGTCTAACATTTCCTTTTTTGCTGCTCAGGGATTTGAAGAGAGATGTGGCTAAGAAGCTGGAGAAGCTTGAGAACAGGACACAGAGAGCCATCGCAGAACTGATCCGTGAGTGGCAGCAGCTTTGTCCTATGAACCTGTTCACTGTTGTTCACAATTACTAAATggcaattcaaatttaaactaaactacatcctgcttttattgtatttctctttA
This Polyodon spathula isolate WHYD16114869_AA chromosome 3, ASM1765450v1, whole genome shotgun sequence DNA region includes the following protein-coding sequences:
- the LOC121312971 gene encoding coiled-coil domain-containing protein 12-like, translating into MEQGKGSLQEEALKRKERLKALRNKQLQNREPEDGEPESKRSPEEIEEVKHRELKLRNYTPEDEELRERQVPKAKPASVEEKVRDQLEAANPEPVIEEVDLANLAPRKPDWDLKRDVAKKLEKLENRTQRAIAELIRDRLKGSEDDLAAAVGAVRGHEGDSDW